The following are encoded in a window of Paenibacillus polymyxa genomic DNA:
- a CDS encoding AraC family transcriptional regulator codes for MSNFKKHHKLHSKLLVSITLCITLTLLVSTTVYYFYYIRVEKEQAFEANHNSLTLRSKEVINMTSIAQSLAFQMYRSSTLSKLLYYPKPNVYDVTAAMTELNNYLNSMPYIESIYVFNPKSGTFYIASSQGQNGLFSKHELADTDIIRVLDHYQDYKPFTPIPRTYPLLSASDSGAGVEQASPDIAAYTYLCYDAINSNEAINSAVIVNVSAAWMNKEMAANPISGGTAYILDDQGRLLSGTTLTDETLNEKEQLWLHTRVKKQETGYFVEDFHGKRSLISYTSPDGLGWQYISVTPYESVIKMASVIRNAMLLIAAIIALAGFVASWLLSKMLYTPIGQIVVHMNSLESEKRNSMYTIRQNILRNVIRGIRNLPAGEEPERLRELGITFQFDKDYRLVLLRIDEYTRWQSERGPDLLPYKFAIMNIASEICGQTYRVETVDMDEDSVLLMLNILDPAEHTDTVLLETLLRQIREACFEYLKLSVSLTYSAITSQPERLHLLYRQVQDASMHRFFQGHGCIINAQNTTDEDIQNTYVYPADKEKKMLDTLLSGHTEDAHSMFKELLMHMEKYPFSSVQVAISRLIMSVNNAVRHISELNGFAIETKPELPSADRLETAENLIDHYQLVFDHIRSSLSEKRNTKQERLVRQINERIEQAYTDPNFCLNQIAEELDMSPIYVSRLYKQQTMSTIVDVIQQLRIRKACELLEQTDWSVADVAEQTGFASSSYFHRMFKRSLGVTPTDFRRSKANAQ; via the coding sequence ATGAGCAATTTCAAAAAGCATCACAAGCTTCACAGCAAATTGCTGGTCAGCATTACGTTATGTATTACGCTAACGTTGCTGGTATCCACCACTGTGTATTATTTTTACTATATTCGCGTGGAAAAGGAACAGGCATTCGAGGCCAATCACAACAGCTTGACGTTGAGAAGCAAAGAAGTTATTAACATGACATCTATTGCTCAATCTTTGGCATTTCAAATGTATCGCAGCAGTACCCTGTCCAAGTTGTTGTATTATCCAAAACCTAATGTATATGATGTAACCGCTGCCATGACCGAATTGAACAATTATCTTAACTCCATGCCGTATATTGAATCCATCTACGTGTTTAACCCTAAAAGCGGCACCTTCTACATTGCGTCCTCACAAGGTCAAAACGGGTTGTTCAGCAAACATGAACTGGCTGATACAGATATCATTCGCGTGCTGGATCATTATCAGGACTATAAACCCTTTACCCCTATTCCACGCACGTATCCGCTGCTGTCGGCCTCAGACTCTGGAGCTGGAGTAGAGCAAGCAAGCCCAGATATCGCAGCCTATACGTATTTATGTTATGACGCAATTAACTCGAACGAAGCGATAAATTCGGCTGTGATTGTGAATGTGTCGGCGGCCTGGATGAACAAGGAAATGGCGGCGAATCCAATCTCAGGCGGGACCGCTTATATTTTAGACGATCAGGGCAGACTGTTATCTGGTACAACATTGACAGACGAAACTTTGAACGAAAAAGAGCAGCTATGGTTACACACGAGAGTCAAAAAACAAGAAACAGGCTATTTTGTAGAAGACTTTCATGGAAAAAGATCACTCATTTCCTACACCTCCCCGGACGGACTAGGTTGGCAGTATATTAGTGTCACACCGTATGAAAGCGTTATCAAAATGGCGAGTGTTATTCGTAATGCGATGTTACTGATAGCCGCCATCATTGCATTGGCAGGATTCGTGGCTTCGTGGCTGCTGTCCAAAATGCTGTATACGCCTATTGGCCAAATTGTTGTGCATATGAATTCACTGGAATCGGAGAAACGAAACAGTATGTACACGATCCGGCAAAACATTTTACGGAATGTAATCCGAGGAATCCGAAATCTTCCTGCCGGTGAAGAACCGGAACGATTGCGCGAGCTTGGGATTACGTTCCAGTTTGACAAAGACTACCGCCTTGTGCTGCTGCGCATAGATGAATATACCCGATGGCAAAGCGAACGTGGACCTGATCTGCTACCCTATAAGTTTGCAATCATGAACATTGCTTCTGAAATATGCGGACAAACGTACCGGGTGGAGACCGTTGATATGGATGAGGACAGTGTACTGCTGATGCTTAACATTCTCGATCCCGCAGAGCATACAGACACTGTACTGCTAGAAACCTTATTACGCCAGATACGTGAAGCTTGCTTTGAATATTTGAAGCTAAGCGTTTCACTGACTTACAGTGCCATCACGAGTCAACCAGAACGGCTGCATTTGCTGTACCGCCAGGTACAAGACGCATCTATGCACCGATTTTTTCAGGGGCATGGCTGCATTATTAATGCGCAAAACACTACAGACGAGGATATCCAAAATACTTACGTATATCCAGCCGATAAAGAGAAAAAAATGCTGGATACACTACTGTCTGGTCATACGGAGGATGCACACAGTATGTTCAAAGAATTGTTGATGCATATGGAAAAATATCCGTTTTCCTCTGTTCAAGTGGCAATATCCCGGCTCATCATGAGTGTGAATAATGCTGTTCGGCATATCAGTGAGCTCAATGGATTTGCTATAGAAACTAAACCTGAATTACCATCCGCAGATCGGTTAGAGACCGCTGAGAATCTTATTGATCATTATCAATTGGTCTTTGATCATATTCGCTCCAGTCTATCGGAAAAACGAAACACGAAGCAGGAACGATTGGTGCGGCAAATCAATGAACGAATAGAGCAAGCCTATACGGATCCCAATTTTTGTCTCAATCAGATTGCGGAAGAGCTGGATATGTCGCCGATCTATGTCAGCAGGCTATATAAGCAGCAGACCATGTCTACCATCGTGGACGTCATCCAACAACTCCGTATTCGCAAGGCCTGTGAACTGCTGGAACAGACCGACTGGTCCGTGGCTGACGTAGCAGAACAAACCGGATTTGCGAGTAGCTCTTATTTCCATCGCATGTTCAAGCGTAGCTTGGGCGTAACACCGACAGATTTTCGTCGTTCTAAAGCAAATGCGCAATAA
- a CDS encoding YdcF family protein: protein MIYIIKFLYSFVLPPGLFILVMAGLVIWLWKRARIPAVVLLLVTLLLYVSSTNLAGDLLISSLEKQYPQPRTVQGDVIVVLGGGATQGTPDINGQGNLLGSAANRLLTAARLHEATGLPILFSGGQVFGDSGNEANIAQRQLLGLGIPAKDILIENRSLNTQQNAVYTSQILKKHQLTRPVLVTSAFHMPRAALEFQRAGMQVIAYPTDYLASEKLSLYAGKFSPSAGAMSTTGTALKEYLGILALKLK from the coding sequence TTGATTTATATCATCAAATTTTTGTACAGCTTTGTGCTCCCTCCCGGTTTGTTCATCCTCGTGATGGCAGGGCTCGTGATCTGGCTATGGAAAAGGGCACGTATACCTGCGGTCGTACTGCTTCTTGTCACATTGCTGCTGTATGTTTCCTCGACCAATCTGGCTGGAGATTTGTTAATCAGTAGCCTGGAAAAACAGTACCCACAACCCCGTACCGTTCAAGGCGATGTCATTGTCGTGCTTGGGGGCGGAGCCACACAGGGAACCCCCGACATCAATGGACAAGGCAATCTGCTAGGATCTGCAGCCAATCGACTGCTCACTGCGGCCAGATTGCACGAAGCAACAGGCTTACCCATTCTTTTCTCCGGCGGGCAAGTGTTTGGAGACAGTGGTAATGAAGCGAATATTGCGCAAAGGCAGCTGCTAGGACTCGGTATTCCGGCAAAGGATATCTTGATCGAAAACCGTTCTTTGAACACACAGCAAAATGCCGTATATACATCGCAAATTTTAAAAAAACATCAACTCACTAGACCTGTTCTGGTGACCTCCGCTTTCCATATGCCACGTGCTGCACTGGAATTTCAGCGTGCAGGCATGCAGGTCATAGCTTATCCTACCGACTATCTGGCAAGTGAAAAGCTGTCACTGTATGCTGGCAAGTTCTCGCCGTCTGCTGGGGCCATGTCTACAACCGGAACAGCCCTCAAGGAATACCTAGGAATTCTTGCATTAAAGCTTAAATAA
- a CDS encoding DUF523 domain-containing protein yields MILVSSCLAGMKVRYNGTDSLDVHIQKLVEEKKAVTICPELLGGFVTPREPAEIVGGTGEDVLNGTAKVVEFSGNDVSDMYIRGAYEALNIAREVNATLVVLKENSPSCGSAAIYNGSFENRKIAGNGVTSALLKKEGFKVISEEQISDIFLD; encoded by the coding sequence ATGATTCTGGTAAGTTCGTGTTTGGCGGGCATGAAGGTACGATATAACGGGACGGATAGCCTGGATGTACATATTCAAAAGTTGGTAGAGGAAAAGAAAGCTGTGACGATCTGTCCTGAGCTTTTGGGGGGCTTTGTGACTCCGAGAGAGCCTGCTGAGATTGTTGGAGGGACAGGCGAGGATGTGCTGAACGGCACAGCCAAGGTGGTCGAGTTCTCAGGCAACGATGTTAGCGATATGTACATTAGAGGTGCATATGAAGCCTTGAATATAGCCAGAGAGGTTAACGCAACACTTGTTGTTTTAAAAGAAAACAGCCCGTCCTGCGGATCAGCAGCAATATATAATGGGTCATTCGAAAATCGTAAAATAGCAGGTAACGGGGTAACCTCGGCTTTGTTAAAAAAGGAAGGCTTTAAGGTCATATCGGAAGAACAAATATCAGATATTTTCTTGGATTAG
- a CDS encoding ABC transporter permease produces the protein MNQPMPKNSAMLATDSRLNGKRLGTGRKHGFFYELFRNRVLFLMLLPTLIFFFINSYIPMVGIYYAFTQFDFNTSLFDAKFVGLQNFRFLWQSGTLTKLTLNTVGYNAAFILLGNVLAIVLAILLNELRGRYFKKIAQSVMFLPYFVSFVILSVIVYNIFNYDNGFLNTLLLQLGGERVDVYNKPWVWIFLIILFYLWKNLGYSMVIYLAAITGISDEYYEAAKMDGANIFQRIWYITVPMLKSTFVVLLLFALGSIMKGQFDLFYQLIGNNGVLYNTTDILDTYVYRSLKVTFDVGMASAAGVYQSLFGFVLIMTVNYIIRKLNDEYALF, from the coding sequence TTGAATCAGCCTATGCCCAAAAATTCTGCAATGCTTGCAACGGATTCCCGCCTGAACGGTAAGAGGCTGGGAACGGGTAGAAAACACGGTTTTTTCTATGAACTGTTCCGCAATCGGGTATTATTTTTGATGTTGTTGCCCACTTTAATTTTTTTCTTCATTAATTCCTACATTCCTATGGTAGGTATTTATTATGCATTTACCCAGTTCGACTTCAATACCAGCCTGTTTGATGCCAAGTTCGTCGGACTCCAAAATTTTCGCTTTCTATGGCAATCCGGCACGCTGACAAAACTGACATTGAATACGGTCGGATACAACGCAGCGTTTATTTTACTCGGCAACGTGTTAGCGATTGTTCTCGCTATTTTGCTGAATGAGCTGCGAGGCCGCTACTTTAAAAAGATCGCTCAATCCGTGATGTTCCTGCCTTATTTTGTTTCTTTCGTTATTCTAAGTGTCATCGTGTATAACATATTTAATTATGATAATGGTTTTCTGAATACGCTGTTGCTGCAACTTGGTGGTGAACGCGTGGATGTATACAACAAACCATGGGTATGGATTTTCCTGATTATCCTGTTCTATTTATGGAAAAATCTCGGCTACAGTATGGTGATCTATCTGGCAGCAATTACAGGGATCAGTGACGAATATTATGAGGCAGCTAAAATGGATGGAGCTAACATTTTTCAACGAATCTGGTACATTACCGTTCCGATGCTTAAATCGACATTCGTTGTGCTGCTGTTGTTTGCGCTTGGTAGTATTATGAAAGGACAATTTGATCTTTTCTATCAATTAATCGGCAACAATGGGGTGCTGTACAATACGACGGATATTTTGGACACTTATGTGTACCGTTCCTTGAAAGTGACTTTTGATGTGGGTATGGCTTCGGCAGCAGGCGTGTACCAATCCTTGTTCGGTTTTGTACTGATCATGACCGTGAACTACATCATCCGCAAGTTGAACGACGAATATGCCTTATTCTAG
- a CDS encoding extracellular solute-binding protein, with the protein MTFTKKRKQRMSILIAVMVIMALLAGCGGGSGNSAQKANGEDDKSQKVQLQFYMLGDAPKDLSTIEAEINKLAEKDLNATVKFNYTTWTDWDQKYKLLLSSGQPIDLIFTADWTQYQAYAKKGAFLPLDDLLPKASPALQKFVPQDMWDGVKIGGKIYTVPGTYKEYVTNGFVWREDLREKYNLPKPTDIKSYEAYMDGIRQHEPNMKTVSLNSDIKGNLHDRYTELVTKSVGALPYGIGIKYEKPTEVYKYWGSDEQKEELNTYKRWADKGFIPKNVLNVKDTLQDQVTSGKAASIFGDNPTRFNDMVIKLKASHPDWKLEYYPFPLTTGYATPVHPIHNGFAIPKSSPNPARALAFYEKLVTDKRYNLLTQYGIEGKNYEVKDGYYHMIGSGSSNGFSREGMNSWAWRNPEYMLFDSGFDRVKKIFAELDKIQKPDLFTGFAEDYTTYQAEKAALEQVEKQYLYPLQAGLIDNVDQGLQTFLQKANQAGLEKIQTEYTKQWEAYVKEKGIK; encoded by the coding sequence ATGACATTCACAAAGAAAAGAAAACAACGCATGTCCATCCTGATTGCAGTAATGGTTATCATGGCGCTATTAGCCGGATGTGGAGGCGGTAGCGGAAACAGCGCACAAAAAGCAAATGGAGAGGATGATAAATCCCAAAAAGTTCAGCTGCAATTTTATATGCTGGGGGATGCTCCTAAGGATCTGTCTACCATTGAGGCAGAGATTAATAAATTGGCGGAAAAGGATCTGAATGCCACCGTCAAATTTAACTATACGACGTGGACAGACTGGGATCAAAAATATAAGCTGTTATTGTCTTCGGGTCAGCCTATCGACCTGATATTCACTGCAGATTGGACGCAGTATCAGGCCTATGCCAAGAAGGGTGCATTCCTGCCGCTAGACGATCTGCTGCCTAAGGCTTCACCTGCCTTGCAAAAATTTGTACCTCAAGACATGTGGGATGGAGTTAAAATCGGAGGCAAAATTTATACCGTGCCTGGCACGTATAAAGAGTATGTCACTAACGGTTTTGTATGGCGTGAGGATTTACGAGAGAAGTACAATTTGCCTAAACCGACAGATATCAAAAGTTACGAGGCTTATATGGATGGGATACGTCAGCATGAGCCAAATATGAAAACCGTATCTCTGAACAGCGATATCAAGGGAAATCTGCATGACCGATATACCGAATTAGTAACGAAGAGTGTAGGTGCCTTGCCTTATGGCATTGGTATTAAATATGAAAAACCAACAGAGGTTTATAAATATTGGGGCTCGGATGAACAAAAGGAAGAGCTGAACACTTACAAACGCTGGGCCGATAAAGGATTCATTCCCAAAAACGTATTAAACGTAAAAGATACGCTTCAGGATCAAGTGACTTCTGGCAAAGCAGCGAGTATTTTCGGTGATAATCCAACCCGGTTTAATGATATGGTCATTAAGCTCAAAGCATCTCACCCGGACTGGAAGCTCGAGTATTACCCATTCCCTTTGACGACAGGTTATGCAACTCCAGTGCATCCGATTCACAACGGCTTTGCAATTCCAAAAAGCAGCCCAAATCCGGCGCGCGCATTGGCTTTTTATGAAAAGCTTGTGACGGACAAACGCTATAACTTGCTCACGCAATATGGTATTGAAGGCAAAAACTATGAAGTCAAAGATGGTTACTATCATATGATTGGTAGCGGCAGTTCTAATGGATTTTCACGCGAAGGTATGAACAGTTGGGCTTGGCGTAACCCGGAATATATGCTGTTTGACTCAGGCTTTGACCGTGTGAAAAAGATTTTTGCTGAGCTGGATAAAATCCAGAAGCCTGACCTGTTTACCGGCTTTGCAGAGGACTACACAACCTACCAAGCAGAAAAAGCAGCTCTAGAACAGGTTGAGAAGCAATATCTGTATCCGCTCCAAGCTGGACTGATCGACAATGTAGATCAAGGCTTGCAGACCTTCTTGCAAAAGGCAAATCAAGCTGGTTTGGAGAAAATCCAAACTGAATATACAAAACAATGGGAAGCCTACGTAAAGGAGAAGGGGATTAAATAA
- a CDS encoding TetR/AcrR family transcriptional regulator, whose product MARPINEEKRLERRKRILEEAVVLFAESGYSNTTTAIIAQSVGVTPGTIFQYFPSKEALYYAAVLEPLADIQVKSLACLQQEGTPGVLIKNMVAEQFNHIYFYINELRLVQSVLGQRIRFPELTQKVLKSIKVMTDAIECVYAKGQLMGEFNKSFSPAMISRAYISFLNGVGLTLGESIIHHPEWENLKGHAFYLFAPIQPKEKLEESE is encoded by the coding sequence TTGGCAAGACCCATCAATGAAGAAAAAAGACTGGAGCGGCGTAAACGTATCCTAGAAGAAGCTGTTGTCCTGTTCGCAGAAAGTGGATATTCTAATACCACAACGGCTATCATTGCGCAGAGTGTGGGAGTGACTCCTGGAACCATTTTTCAATATTTCCCCAGCAAAGAAGCTTTATACTACGCCGCTGTCCTTGAGCCGCTTGCTGATATTCAGGTGAAATCGCTTGCTTGTCTACAACAAGAGGGGACGCCAGGTGTATTGATTAAGAACATGGTGGCAGAACAATTCAACCATATCTACTTCTATATAAATGAATTGCGGCTTGTTCAATCTGTCTTAGGACAACGAATAAGATTCCCTGAACTTACACAGAAGGTCCTTAAAAGTATAAAGGTAATGACAGATGCGATCGAATGCGTCTATGCCAAGGGACAGTTAATGGGAGAATTCAACAAAAGCTTTTCTCCAGCAATGATCTCTCGTGCCTATATCTCTTTCTTAAATGGAGTGGGCTTAACTCTTGGAGAAAGTATTATTCATCATCCCGAGTGGGAAAATCTGAAGGGGCATGCCTTTTATTTGTTCGCCCCCATACAACCTAAAGAAAAACTGGAGGAGTCTGAATGA
- a CDS encoding carbohydrate ABC transporter permease: MAIKEDVYTRIFKIISYVIIIIASIACLLPFLLIISASLTSNESIIRDGYHFIPQQFSLEGYRTVFTFPEEVLRAYGVTIFTTVVGTTLGLFLMTMAGYVLARKDFKYRNAFSFYIYFTTLFGGGLVPWYIMLTKYLGLLDTYTVLIFPGLMTPFLIILMKNFIRSSMPEELFESAKIDGAGDFKIYYRIVLPLSTPGIATVGLFLALAYWNDWFSSSLFINDPHKYQLQYYLYNVINSMQFIAQMGAGTGVSLSNDMPTESTKMAMAIVVTGPILLLYPFIQRYFVKGLTIGAVKG; this comes from the coding sequence ATGGCGATCAAAGAGGATGTATACACTCGAATTTTTAAAATCATCTCTTATGTGATTATCATTATTGCTTCCATTGCTTGTTTACTCCCGTTCCTACTTATTATTTCGGCTTCACTGACCAGTAATGAATCGATTATCAGGGATGGATATCACTTTATACCACAGCAATTCTCACTAGAAGGTTACCGGACGGTGTTCACCTTTCCTGAAGAGGTGTTAAGGGCGTATGGGGTGACAATTTTTACCACGGTGGTAGGCACGACGTTGGGCCTGTTCCTGATGACGATGGCAGGATATGTGCTGGCACGCAAAGATTTTAAATACCGCAATGCGTTTTCATTCTATATATACTTTACGACGCTGTTCGGAGGCGGGTTGGTACCTTGGTACATTATGCTGACGAAGTATTTAGGATTGCTTGATACGTATACAGTGCTTATTTTCCCGGGATTGATGACTCCGTTTCTGATCATTTTGATGAAAAACTTCATTCGTTCTTCCATGCCGGAAGAACTGTTCGAGTCCGCTAAAATTGACGGCGCGGGTGATTTTAAAATTTACTATCGAATTGTGCTGCCTTTATCTACACCGGGGATTGCCACTGTGGGGCTGTTTCTGGCCTTGGCTTACTGGAATGACTGGTTCTCATCCTCACTCTTTATTAACGATCCGCATAAATACCAGTTGCAATATTATCTGTATAATGTAATTAACTCCATGCAATTTATCGCTCAAATGGGTGCAGGTACTGGTGTGTCTCTTTCAAATGATATGCCGACAGAATCGACCAAAATGGCAATGGCAATCGTGGTTACTGGACCCATTTTGCTGCTGTACCCGTTCATTCAGCGTTACTTTGTCAAGGGACTGACCATAGGCGCGGTAAAAGGCTGA
- a CDS encoding metal-dependent hydrolase yields MMGRAHLIIGTGVSLSVLALSGYEVTPAAVAAAVVGSLLPDIDEPNSMLVSRALPTKMLRLIQLLMIGAAGWVFFTRLAPPPWNLVLALLMISASFMPSRSMRKVIIFLIGIGLAWYGESYAPWNYIAGCLLIICTLVPHRGLTHTVYGTVAWTALLYGTTRLHGDSIWLAGGLAYLLHLLADSLTNNGIKPLPPFKWKLRFKLMSTGTRKGAKIENVCIALTTVLVVIALLRYKHLI; encoded by the coding sequence ATGATGGGAAGAGCCCATTTGATTATTGGAACCGGGGTCTCCCTGTCGGTATTAGCTTTAAGTGGATACGAAGTGACCCCGGCTGCCGTGGCAGCTGCTGTGGTCGGTTCACTGTTGCCGGATATTGACGAGCCTAACTCCATGCTCGTGAGCCGTGCGCTGCCAACCAAAATGCTTAGGCTTATACAGCTTCTAATGATTGGGGCTGCTGGTTGGGTATTTTTCACCCGTTTGGCTCCACCGCCATGGAATCTTGTTCTGGCTTTGCTGATGATCAGTGCTTCTTTTATGCCTTCACGATCCATGCGCAAGGTTATTATCTTTCTAATTGGTATCGGCCTAGCCTGGTATGGAGAATCATATGCACCGTGGAATTATATCGCCGGGTGTCTGCTGATCATTTGTACGTTAGTCCCACACCGGGGGTTGACACATACGGTATACGGGACAGTCGCATGGACTGCGCTGCTTTATGGTACGACACGTTTGCACGGTGACAGCATATGGCTGGCTGGAGGTCTAGCGTACTTGCTGCATTTACTGGCAGATTCCTTGACGAATAATGGAATCAAACCTTTGCCGCCGTTCAAATGGAAGTTGCGATTTAAATTGATGAGTACCGGAACCCGGAAGGGAGCTAAGATAGAAAACGTCTGTATTGCTTTAACTACTGTACTTGTAGTGATTGCTTTGCTTCGTTATAAGCATTTGATTTGA
- a CDS encoding DMT family transporter, which produces MGELTTAKRMMMIALLVVLWGISWPIYKVALEFTPPLLFAGLRTLLGGLLLGAILVPRWNRIRWKENWRVYAISGIFNVVLFYGLQTVGLMYVPSGLFSVLVYLQPVLVGIFAWMWLGEAMSRLKVIGLIIGFLGVAAVSVGGFSGHVAVAGVIIAIITAVSWALGTVYVKKVNQRVDSLWLVAFQCTLGGIVLTGAGTVTENWSDIVWNVPYVSGLIFGTVLGISLSWLLYFTLVNSGDASKVASYTFLVPVISVFVSSLVLGEAITAFLLIGLILIGLSIYLVNRRARVVRQA; this is translated from the coding sequence ATGGGAGAGTTAACGACAGCCAAGCGGATGATGATGATCGCGCTACTGGTTGTATTGTGGGGCATTTCTTGGCCCATTTATAAAGTGGCATTGGAATTCACACCTCCATTGTTGTTTGCAGGGCTACGTACACTGCTGGGCGGTCTGCTATTAGGAGCAATTTTAGTACCGAGATGGAATCGCATTCGTTGGAAAGAAAATTGGCGGGTGTATGCTATTTCAGGTATTTTTAACGTGGTACTGTTTTATGGCCTGCAAACAGTGGGACTGATGTACGTCCCCTCCGGCTTGTTTTCTGTGCTGGTATATCTCCAGCCTGTGCTGGTCGGTATTTTTGCATGGATGTGGCTGGGAGAAGCGATGTCCAGACTCAAGGTGATTGGATTGATCATCGGATTTTTGGGCGTTGCAGCTGTCAGTGTGGGCGGATTTTCAGGGCATGTGGCTGTGGCAGGTGTAATCATCGCCATTATTACAGCCGTGAGCTGGGCATTGGGAACGGTATATGTGAAAAAGGTAAACCAGCGTGTCGATTCGCTGTGGCTGGTTGCATTTCAATGTACACTGGGAGGCATCGTGCTGACGGGAGCTGGAACGGTGACGGAAAACTGGTCGGATATCGTATGGAATGTCCCGTATGTGTCAGGGCTAATATTCGGCACGGTGCTGGGAATTTCACTATCCTGGCTGCTGTATTTCACGCTGGTCAATTCGGGGGATGCCAGTAAGGTTGCTTCCTATACGTTTTTGGTGCCTGTGATTTCAGTATTTGTCAGCTCGTTGGTGCTGGGCGAAGCGATTACGGCTTTCCTGCTTATCGGGTTAATCTTAATCGGGCTTAGCATTTATTTGGTTAATCGCAGAGCGAGAGTAGTACGACAAGCTTGA
- a CDS encoding expansin EXLX1 family cellulose-binding protein: MQKISTFRNFKTIGLTSLLSLVLFALPASAAWNDTYTGYATYTGSGYSGGALLLDPIPSDAKITALNRTQLNYNGIKAALAGAYLEVQGPKGKTTVYVTDLYPEGPSGALDLSPNAFNLIGNQIDGKINISWKVVKAPVNGNVSYRIKEGSSQWWAAIQVRNHKYPVLKMEVQQNGQWLNLEKQDYNHFLGTNLGKQPLKIRITDIRGVVLNDTIPALAENGTGGAYIVKGNVQFPD, from the coding sequence ATGCAAAAAATATCGACGTTCCGAAATTTCAAAACCATCGGTCTAACATCGTTGCTAAGTCTTGTATTATTCGCCCTTCCCGCTTCAGCTGCTTGGAATGATACATACACGGGTTACGCCACATATACAGGATCAGGTTACTCTGGAGGGGCATTACTGCTTGATCCCATCCCTTCGGATGCCAAAATTACAGCGCTTAACCGCACACAACTGAATTATAACGGAATCAAAGCTGCATTAGCTGGAGCCTATTTGGAAGTTCAAGGTCCCAAAGGGAAAACAACCGTATATGTAACTGATCTTTACCCTGAAGGTCCAAGTGGCGCGCTCGATCTGTCCCCAAACGCGTTCAACCTGATTGGCAATCAAATAGACGGAAAAATTAATATTTCGTGGAAAGTCGTCAAAGCTCCGGTCAACGGCAATGTCTCCTACCGCATTAAAGAAGGCAGCAGCCAATGGTGGGCAGCCATTCAAGTACGCAATCATAAATATCCGGTCTTGAAGATGGAAGTCCAACAAAATGGACAATGGCTCAATCTCGAAAAACAGGATTACAACCACTTTCTAGGTACTAACTTAGGAAAACAACCTCTGAAAATACGGATTACGGACATTCGCGGTGTCGTGCTAAACGACACAATCCCAGCTCTAGCGGAAAATGGTACAGGCGGAGCCTATATCGTTAAAGGTAACGTTCAATTTCCTGACTAA
- a CDS encoding NAD-dependent epimerase/dehydratase family protein, translating into MARKLLITGAAGTIGKVLYEGLQAEGKYEITAADVKNDEEAGIVEMDIHDAARLDELTRGVDTVLHFAWIKDEGDFLGKVLSGNVSGAYKLYEAAVKNEVKRIVFASSNHATGFYKVGESIDVEDPYRPDSFYGLSKCYIELLGRLYADQGKISSMNIRIGNFPGDDWPHSERAAHIWISERDMIRLTVCCIEARPEISYLNLYGTSANTDNYYDIGYLEELIGYKPQDNAAELLEQAKKIGFRVKQDETTFQGGQKE; encoded by the coding sequence ATGGCACGAAAATTATTGATTACAGGTGCGGCAGGTACAATTGGAAAAGTATTGTATGAAGGGCTACAAGCGGAAGGTAAATATGAAATAACCGCTGCTGATGTGAAGAACGATGAAGAGGCAGGGATTGTGGAAATGGATATACATGATGCTGCACGACTGGATGAGCTCACGCGTGGAGTGGATACGGTACTGCATTTTGCATGGATCAAGGATGAAGGGGATTTTCTCGGCAAAGTGCTGTCTGGCAATGTTAGCGGAGCCTACAAGTTGTATGAAGCTGCGGTGAAAAATGAGGTAAAGCGCATTGTTTTTGCCAGTTCCAATCATGCCACAGGGTTTTATAAAGTAGGCGAAAGCATAGATGTAGAAGATCCCTACCGACCAGACAGTTTTTATGGATTGAGTAAGTGTTACATTGAACTGTTGGGACGGCTGTATGCCGATCAGGGCAAAATATCTTCAATGAATATCCGGATCGGAAATTTTCCTGGGGATGATTGGCCCCATTCGGAGCGCGCCGCTCATATTTGGATCTCCGAGCGCGATATGATCCGTCTGACCGTCTGCTGTATTGAAGCTCGTCCAGAGATAAGCTATCTTAATTTGTACGGTACGTCGGCCAATACGGATAATTATTATGACATTGGCTACTTGGAAGAACTAATCGGATATAAGCCGCAGGATAATGCCGCTGAGCTGCTGGAGCAGGCCAAGAAAATCGGATTTCGGGTGAAACAGGATGAAACCACTTTTCAGGGTGGACAAAAGGAATAG